Proteins from one Zavarzinia compransoris genomic window:
- a CDS encoding RibD family protein has product MKPLVICHMVTSLDGRLHPGRWTDSPDGGRADWSALYEEIHRSLAGDAWIVGRVTMAEMSGGAPHAPTGPVAVSRPWHFADRAAGAYAIAMDPAGRLHFQSDRIGGDHIVVVLGPGVGDSHLAALAADGISYLVAEDERPDPAKVLAVLGRELGIRRLLLEGGAVINGAFFAAGLVDELSLLVAPALDGRTGAAGVIDAGEAGLAGRAALSLTSCAAVGFGAVHLRYAVHFPPQELPAP; this is encoded by the coding sequence GCCGCTGGACCGACAGCCCGGATGGCGGGCGCGCCGATTGGTCGGCCCTCTATGAGGAGATCCATCGGTCGCTGGCCGGCGATGCCTGGATCGTCGGCCGGGTGACCATGGCCGAGATGAGCGGCGGCGCGCCCCATGCGCCCACGGGGCCGGTGGCGGTCAGCCGGCCCTGGCATTTCGCCGACCGCGCGGCCGGCGCCTATGCCATCGCCATGGATCCCGCCGGCCGGCTCCATTTCCAGTCGGACAGGATCGGCGGCGATCACATCGTGGTGGTGCTGGGCCCTGGCGTCGGGGACAGCCATCTGGCGGCCTTGGCCGCCGACGGTATTTCCTATCTCGTGGCCGAGGATGAAAGGCCCGATCCGGCCAAGGTGCTGGCCGTGCTCGGCCGCGAACTCGGAATCCGCCGCCTGCTGCTCGAAGGCGGCGCCGTCATCAACGGCGCGTTTTTCGCCGCCGGGCTGGTGGACGAACTCAGCCTTCTCGTCGCGCCCGCGCTGGACGGGCGCACCGGCGCCGCCGGCGTGATCGATGCCGGCGAGGCGGGGCTTGCCGGGCGGGCGGCACTATCGCTCACCTCTTGCGCGGCGGTCGGGTTCGGCGCGGTGCACCTGCGCTATGCGGTGCATTTCCCGCCGCAGGAGCTGCCGGCCCCCTGA